The sequence TTAGTGATGAAACGGGTCGGCCCGCTCCACAACAatccaaaattttgtatataaggCGGCTCAGCCCACACTACGCATAAGTAACACATATGGACAAAATGGTGATATTATTGGTTGCAAAAGTTGATTTAGATCGATCATTTGCCAAAAGATACTTTGATGAAGAAAAgtaaatattctaaataatttaagtgGCTTTTTTGGGTATAATGAAAGGTAAATAGAGGACTGAAAAAGAAAGTTTGGTAATgtcatctttttatttattttattgaccATACTTTAGTCATTTCACTTTTAAGAGAACAAACAATAGTATAGAGGAAAAGAAGGgtgatttttttggaataaagctgtcaacttttttttaaaaaaaattaagatttgtaTTTAATTGATCCAATGAAAAGTAAAGTGcataaaactagaaaataacataaatatgtATGCGTACCTGACCAGGGTCCTCAGGAAATATACCATTCAAATTTCCTTGAGCCTATACACATAATTAGGAATCAAATATAATTAGCAGTCAGATACATTTAAAACCCCCCATTATATGATGTGTAAGTAGAAATACATGCATGCAAGTGTATTATACATGTAACTAAGGCGGTTAATTTAATACTTACATGTTGTTGCATCATATTATTCCTCGAGGGAGTAGTACCAGCAAAGTATGGTAGACTTAGAGCCTGAAcattttgaaaacaaacaaaatattgagaaaGCAGTTGTGTCAATTACTAATCTCGCAATTACTTATATTATTCtgttctaataattttttttttaaaatgaatatagaaggaaaacaaaaagaactccAGATAATCCATACTTGGGTTTCACACacgaattatttttgttttagttgtgaGGGAAGATTCGAAAGAAATATTTGTcttgaaataaatgaaataagaaGCATGGTAGTTTGGAAAAGACAAGTCACCTCAACTTGACTGTGGAGGAATCTAATGTATCCAATAGCCTCCGACAAGACAGAAGCTGTGTCAGTCTGAAATAAAAGGGATCAATCAGCCAAACAGTgacaatttaaattttgatttagaaattagaattagTAAAAGGAGATTAATAAGTAATTATACCTTGCCAAAGGGAGATACTAGCTGGTGAAGAGATGCGATTCTGCCTCCAAGTTTCTCCTTTCTTACCTTTGATAAGTGATAAACCAAGAGATCATAAAACATACTACAAAAATTGATCTAAGNNNNNNNNNNNNNNNNNNNNNNNNNNNNNNNNNNNNNNNNNNNNNNNNNNNNNNNNNNNNNNNNNNNNNNNNNNNNNNNNNNNNNNNNNNNNNNNNNNNNNNNNNNNNNNNNNNNNNNNNNNNNNNNNNNNNNNNNNNNNNNNNNNNNNNNNNNNNNNNNNNNNNNNNNNNNNNNNNNNNNNNNNNNNNNNNNNNNNNNNNNNNNNNNNNNNNNNNNNNNNNNNNNNNNNNNNNNNNNNNNNNNNNNNNNNNNNNNNNNNNNNNNNNNNNNNNNNNNNNNNNNNNNNNNNNNNNNNNNNNNNNNNNNNNNNNNNNNNNNNNNNNNNNNNNNNNNNNNNNNNNNNNNNNNNNNNNNNNNNNNNNNNNNNNNNNNNNNNNNNNNNNNNNNNNNNNNNNNNNNNNNNNNNNNNNNNNNNNNNNNNNNNNNNNNNNNNNNNNNNNNNNNNNNNNNNNNNNNNNNNNNNNNNNNNNNNNNNNNNNNNNNNNNNNNNNNNNNNNNNNNNNNNNNNNNNNNNNNNNNNNNNNNNNNNNNNNNNNNNNNNNNNNNNNNNNNNNNNNNNNNNNNNNNNNNNNNNNNNNNNNNNNNNNNNNNNNNNNNNNNNNNNNNNNNNNNNNNNNNNNNNNNNNNNNNNNNNNNNNNNNNNNNNNNNNNNNNNNNNNNNNNNNNNNNNNNNNNNNNNNNNNNNNNNNNNNNNNNNNNNNNNNNNNAGCTGGTGAAGAGATGCGATTCTGCCTCCAAGTTTCTCCTTTCTTACCTTTGATAAGTGATAAACCAAGAGATCATAAAACATACTACAAAAATTGATCTaagattcaaacaaaaaaagaaaaaagaatgacaCATTTTGATAACtgatcaaaataatatatatatctatgttgTTACAACAATACGAATATTAATGTAGACAGGACAAAATaaacagagcaagaagaagaaaacataattaacttcgataatgtatatataaaaaattgttagataATGAAAGCTGAGCTAAAACTGAATCAAACTGAAAAACAGATTTAGTTTctatatttcataaataaaataaaaactaacaaaaaggATTGCGTAACTACCGTTGAAATCataggaaagaaagagaaaaagaataatgggatcaagaagaagaagacacacgATAAAGACAAAAATGTAACAATCACACACACATGCAGCTTATTCTGTGCccattctcttttgtttgtttcatattcTCCTTTGTGTTTGtgcatttgttttgttatttaaaatgtCAGCAAGAGGCAGAAACAAAGACATAGGGGTTTTAGTTAGTTACCTTGAGAGTTGATTGTGATGAAGGAACCTGAAGCTTTGGTTTCTTATTTGCAATAGAAGACCCAATCATCTCTGAGCTGTTACTCTTAATGAACAcaaattgacaaagaaaaaaaaaattgttcattgATAAGAAAATATGGAGACTTTGATTAAATATATTTGGTAAAGATTATATCTTCATCTAAATAGTTAACTATTTCGACCAACCTCGGACAAGTTAAGACCATTGTGACAAATgttattgttgttcttgttgtctTCATTGGTGTTGTGAATTGTAATACATGACTTGTTTGGAGGTGAGTTCGGTGAGGACATTATTCCATAACCATTATTATTGTTACTCTCTTGTTTCATCGAAGCTTGGTGCCTCAAAACTTGTTCTCCCCAATTCTGTATATTCTTCTCTTGGTAACTATGCTgttgattatgatgatgacGGTTCATCATCTCcattttctcttcctctcccatcATCAGTCCACCCCTTCATTCAAAGACACAATATTCATATTAGATCCTGTTTGTGTATATTTAAGATAgataagtatattatatatacatgaaaaaaaaaacaaaggagaaacTTCATAAGATCGAACTAGATTACAAAACAAATCCAAGAACTCAAAACCATTTACTTAGGACACCTAacgagagagagttagagagagaaagggagttACATGAGGAGTTGACTAAGGCTCCNNNNNNNNNNNNNNNNNNNNNNNNNNNNNNNNNNNNNNNNNNNNNNNNNNNNNNNNNNNNNNNNNNNNNNNNNNNNNNNNNNNNNNNNNNNNNNNNNNNNNNNNNNNNNNNNNNNNNNNNNNNNNNNNNNNNNNNNNNNNNNNNNNNNNNNNNNNNNNNNNNNNNNNNNNNNNNNNNNNNNNNNNNNNNNNNNNNNNNNNNNNNNNNNNNNNNNNNNNNNNNNNNNNNNNNNNNNNNNNNNNNNNNNNNNNNNNNNNNNNNNNNNNNNNNNNNNNNNNNNNNNNNNNNNNNNNNNNNNNNNNNNNNNNNNNNNNNNNNNNNNNNNNNNNNNNNNNNNNNNNNNNNNNNNNNNNNNNNNNNNNNNNNNNNNNNNNNNNNNNNNNNNNNNNNNNNNNNNNNNNNNNNNNNNNNNNNNNNNNNNNNNNNNNNNNNNNNNNNNNNNNNNNNNNNNNNNNNNNNNNNNNNNNNNNNNNNNNNNNNNNNNNNNNNNNNNNNNNNNNNNNNNNNNNNNNNNNNNNNNNNNNNNNNNNNNNNNNNNNNNNNNNNNNNNNNNNNNNNNNNNNNNNNNNNNNNNNNNNNNNNNNNNNNNNNNNNNNNNNNNNNNNNNNNNNNNNNNNNNNNNNNNNNNNNNNNNNNNNNNNNNNNNNNNNNNNNNNNNNNNNNNNNNNNNNNNNNNNNNNNNNNNNNNNNNNNNNNNNNNNNNNNNNNNNNNNNNNNNNNNNNNNNNNNNNNNNNNNNNNNNNNNNNNNNNNNNNNNNNNNNNNNNNNNNNNNNNNNNNNNNNNNNNNNNNNNNNNNNNNNNNNNNNNNNNNNNNNNNNNNNNNNNNNNNNNNNNNNNNNNNNNNNNNNNNNttttttttttttttttttttttttttttttttttttttttttttttttttttttttttttttttttttttttagtatttggaTGTTCAATTGTTCATATTCGATATAACGATTAACTAATTCTGGATGAAGGGACGAATAATCATAgtaccatttaaaaaaaaagaataataataactctAAGTGTGTAATTAAGTTTATGTAAAACCATGTATATAAAttatcagaatttttttttaccaatttaagaaagaaaatatattaaaagtcATTTTTGTatgttaaacaaaagaaaaaaacatatttgaatacttcatttttttcatgCTTTAGCTTTATCGTAAAGTAGGGAAGCAAAAGGTGCTTTTGTTATTTCATCGAATTATGAGCTGAGAATCAAGAATGCTAAAAATcttaaacacaaaaagaaaaagatggttaTTCGAATGGTTTTTTACACAATtccaatatacatatatttttgacattttccgCATATTATAAGTGTCTTGCATCGAGACCATACTTTGTACGCCGAATATATTTTAAACCCTTTTAATTCGATTTAATTGATTCACTTTCTGTCACTTTATGACGAAGTACTTTTTTTATACGGTAAGTTCctttaatttaaaattgttaagcTATTTGTCCtgattttattcatatataatctCTGTAACAAATTCAAACCAATGATgtagataactttttttttttttttttttttgtcaaaatgaGATAACAACTAAgtactaaataaaagttttcTTTGTTGGTGGTGACTTATAAATGGATCGACGTGTGTTGCTTAGGGTTTTATACGTACGCATCCATCCACTAAAAAAAAGGTACAAAGCTAATTGCGTTAAAATGAGTCAAAAGTGCATCTGAGTCTTCATTACATCGGATCATCAAGTTGTAATTGTTCATAGTGATGTTAAAATGGGCCGGATGTCCGCGGGTCTAAACGGGTCagtattaaaaatttaagcCCGTGGCCCATTTAATAAcacaccaaaaaataaaaaacttaaatggGTTCACTCTTTTAGATCCGCGGGCGTAATGGGTATGTCTGAAATTAAACGGGTAGCCCGTTTATTTCTCAACTTTAAACCTAAAAACTAAAACGTCGACGTCTCacttcgtctctctctttcgatTCCATCTCTCTTTCGATAGATGTCTCCATCTCCAGTTCTCCACGAAGCTAAAGCTCGAATCACCAAACAAGGGTAAGCTCGAATTCGATGGATACTTTGTTAAAATCACCAAACAAGCTCGAATTTTTCGTCTCTTAGTTTCATGGGTTTGAGAGATTAAGGAGTAACAATTCAAACCCTTCAAGGGTTAAGCTTGGTTTGAAGAAAAGGGCTATCAAAATTGGCTCTAGTGTTGTTGTTTCCGCGACTGCGAGTAGTACTAGTGCTTATTTTTAGATGAACCTCTTCTTATACTTAGTTAATGTTACCATATCTTTGTGATTTTGGATTCAGTTTTGAGTAATTAAGAGTTGTttagtgatttttattttgtgttaattttgcTGTTTGATTTGTACAGGAGCAAACAGTGTTGAAAAGAGTAGCACAAAGAGTTTAGACCTCTTGGAAACGAGTTGTGTTCAGAAGGAGCGCTGTTGAAAAGTTCTTGGACTCTGGGAGTGACAAATCTGATTATGAATGGTACTTCTTTGAGTGCTCGAATGTGAATTCTCTTAATATGTTGAACGGTTTAGGGAACAGTATAATCATTCTCTAGCTACAGAGTTTCGAATCCATTGCAGCAGAACCAATTAATTACTCACAAGGTACGTTTGTTACTTACTTAGATCATTTTTGGGGTGTGTGTAGATTCACTCATgtcttgatttgtgtttgtttgctgATTTGGATTATGTTTAATGGCACAGGTGGGTACCGGACTCTAATTTGGATTACTTACAAAGCTCAGTTCTATTTGTAAACCGGTAAGTATCTTATGTATGTTTGCCTCATGTTTTGTGACTTGTTCTATTTTGACAGTTTGTAGTTTGAGTTTACTGTTTTGCTTGGCTGTTTGAACCATGACTTTTGGCTTTTTTAGTAGGGTTTTTATTAAGTTGAGATGAACTTGATGACTCATAAACACTTACAAATCTGTTTTACAGGTCCTCTATCTCAAATACAACTCTCATCTCTCGACAATGAGacaaatgtttttaaattgatTCAAGCTCACGAGGTGTGCTTAATGGAGAATAACGATTGTTATGTGAGTagtatgttcttgtttttgattagGGTCTTCTCGAGAATTTATTAAAGCTTGTTTCTTCACTGTTTGTTGACTCATAAACACTTACAAatctgttttattaattttgcagAATGGACTTAGAAACTGAACATTTGATAGCAAGGCTTAATGCTCAAAGTGAATATATGGATATGAATGAAGAAGATTGTGCTATAGATGTAGAAATTGATGGGAATGAGGAGGAAGAGACAGAAATGCATGGAACAGATCAAAGTGAAACTCAATCAACAACTCAAGCAACTCAAAATGCTCCACGGAAGAGAAAGTTAACTTCAAAGGTGTGGAAAGATATTGTGTCAGTTGGGGTTGAAGATGATGGCAAAGAAAGAGGCAAATGCATCCACTGTGGAACCAAGTTGGTGATCAATACTAAAACACATGGGACTAAAAGCTTGATTTGTCATTTGGAGAAGTGtccaaagaaaccaaagaatgaAGATAGGCCTCCATATGATCATCAGATTAACCGTGAGATGACAAGTGCGATCATAATTTACCATGATTTGCCATTTCGCTATCCTGAGTATGAGAAATTTAGAGCAAGAGACAAGTATCTCAATCCCGAGTGTCAACCAATTTGTAGACAAACTGTTGCAGCCGATGTGTATAGGAAGTATGAGATAGAAAAGGTCAAGCTGAAAGAAGTACTTGCAAACCAACGTAGGCTGAGCTAAATGGGCAGAGTAGTCTCATTTTAACATCACTATTTGTTCATATAAGCTTTTTAGAAACatcttacttcttttttttcttaccaaaGAATAATGTATGTGGCTCTGTCTTGATATCATTAATTCCATTGGGGAAAACAAAACATTCCCTTTTACCAAATAAACTGGTATAAGATCATAGAGTACCTAACTATGTATGTACTGGTATAACTGTCTACTTGATTGtgcatatatacatgaaaaacaaaaatcgacctagcaaaaaattatgttaaaggAACAATttcatgtgtatgtatataGACATAAATTCAAGTAGAGTTTGGtgaccaaaaaatataaaaatgaaagcagagtttccatttaaaaaaaaaaactgttttcaaTATAATCCCCATAAGAtaagttgcttttttttttgttacaaaagaTAAGTTGCTTAAGAGATAATTTGTATCTTTGCTTCTAGTTGAGTATTCTTAATGGCTACCTCTTTGAACTTCATGTcacataaacaatttttttttaaatatatataaaaaatcttatcCATAATCAACTCTTTTCATCTCAAagtatagtgtatatatatatttttatatactcttttcACATGgactatagttttgtttttgctattaTAAAACACCTATATACATATGCGCccattttttcatataatttaagCGTTGGGGTAGAGTaggaaaaaataacaatattaaaGGTACctatattaattttatgaacCTCTGGTTTTTAATGgaggaaatattttttaataaaaaacatagGGTGAACGAAAAAAAAGTAGGATATGTACATGTACttcgaaatatttttttttcccactcACGCAGAATATGATTAAAGCATGATTTCATGGTGACGCATTCAATCACAACTTGAAGGCGAAACGGTGAATTCGTGTtcgtttacaaaacaaaattaaaatatactaagATTATACcgttatttagtttttttttttttttttttcattttacaccaaaaaaatacattttcgaAGGAGtcaatttctagggtttggaGACCCCTCTGTCTCTCCAAAGGACTACAATTTCCAAGAAATTCTACATCGACTATTTTAAAAAGAGGTGGTTTAGCAATACAGTACTACtactgattaaaaaaacaatccaaattcaccaaaaaaaaaaaaatcctcaatattaaaaaattcaaaataatgattttaaacGATACTACCAAGCAAAACAAAGCTTTGATCAATATGCtgaattatatacatataattatatctCTTAGCATAATTAAGATGAGacaaaacaacaagaagagTTCAGGTGATGCTGGATCGTCGCTACTAAACACAAATGGTAATTAGACtacttgaaaaagaaaataaaaaagaaaaaaaacagatgtcGGTAGCCAGTATCAAACAGAAGTGGTAGAtaaatgttttgagaaaaaagggaaaaagttAAACCCTACGCtatttttactaataatatatCGACGTCGTCTTTCTCACAACATACAAGTTTGCTTTGGAATGTAAAAATCAATGCCAAAttagtaataatttttaaaaagagttagAGAAGTAACCTCGTGAGATGAAACAATGCTAGTAATATAGTAGTACTACTATTATTTATGAGAAAagaggttttaacttttaaggcCAAGGGGAATGATGAAGAATGAAGCATGCTTTGTCCGTACAGGCCAAAATCTTTGTCGGAGACGATGTGTCGTTTCTTCTCAAATTATATTCTCTTCCTAATGTTATGTTTCATcgatcttattttctttataataactaaatattatacatattatagCTGTtctctttttacatttttaatacagtagatatatttttgtttgtttttaaacagCGACATTAGTTTTGCATAACAAGCAACTGAATTTTCTCTAACTGGATTTTGAGACATTTTAATCTATCAGATTCTAAAGATATGTCTTACTTACACACTTATTGGAGAATTTCATTGTTTGGGTAGCGAAGGATACAcatctttaaccaaaaaaagtgtatacattaaattttaagCATTTATTTGAGACTGATAATGTGATACACTTATaggtttttgttaaaaaagaaatataagtTATATGGTTATATACACATATggtgtttggaaaaaaaaaaggttaatcttgtttgattgattgatttaatattccaTAATTTTATGAGATCATTCCATAAGCCTAGCTTTTATTCCATATGAATTTCTAAaactttaattacatttttgcattgctatttaaattacaatttctgTTTAACATAATTGAAAGATGATTAAGTCTATTGTGTGCATCTAGAGTCTATATAGATTCGACCCCTAAAGTATTACAACTACAAGACTGTTaataccattagggtattacaatttgaccATATCAACTTCGTAGCTCCgaaattctctctttttgtcaTGTAGGGAAAATGCTACTTCCTTCAATCTAAAAAACAGCCAGAAACTCGAAAGAATCCCATCTCCTCACCCTTCATCTTCTATCCTTCCTCCCCTCATGGGATGGACTTGATTAGCTGGAAGCACGCTTTGGCTTCGTTGTATGTATCTTGCTGGTGCGGGCTGTCGGGGAACTTTGCAGGGATCTTGCCGCATGTCCTTTTTCCGTATTGATTAGCGCCTCGACGATACAAGTTGACATGGTACTTGGTGACATAAACCTCTTCGTCTGCTCCACGTGGTCACATGAGTCTATAGTTTGTAATTATTATGTGTTTAATAGTCGAGTAAGCTTCGTTGGAAAAGTCGACAATATTTTTAGTTGGCATCTCTGCGACAGCTCATCAGGAGTTGTCTACTAGCTTCACTATCAAAATCGGCCAGCTCCTAGTGCGGTATTTGGGACTACCTTTGGTTACAAAGAGACTCACGATAACTGATTATCTCCCGCTGCTTGAGAGTATACTAAAACGGATAGGGTCTTGGACAGATCGTTCTTTATTATACATTGGACGCCTGGACCTGATAAAAGCAATGTTGTGGAGCATATGCAATTTTTGGCTGATTGCATTTAGGTTGCCACGCCATTGTATTTGTGAAGTAGAAAAGCTGTGCTCTGCTTTTTTATGGTCAGGCCCAGGGCTGAatccaaagaaagcaaaaatAGCTTGGGATCAAGTGTGTTAACCTACAGATGAGGGAGGTATGGGATTGCGCTCTATCAAGGAGGCAAATGATGTTTGTTGTCTTAAATTAATCTAGAGAATTGTATCTTACAACAACTCTTTGTGGGCTAAATGTACAAACATTAACTTGCTCAAGCAGGTATCCTTTTGGTCAAAAAAGCAAAGCACAAGTCTAGGCTCTTAGATATGGAAGAAGCTTCTTAAATATAGAGATGTTGCACGGTCTTTCTGTAAAGTGGAATTTGGAATAGGCACACAAACCTCTTTCTGCTATGATAATTGGTCACCGTTGGAATGTGATAGACATCACAGGGGAGCGTGGATTTATAGACATAGGGATTCGACAGACAATGACAGTGGCTGAAGCCTGGACAAACCACCGTCATCGTCGACAGAGGGCTGATAATCTAAATGTGATGGAGGAGGTCCTCCACACAGCACTGCAGTCACAAAAGATACCCCCGATGTGGTCCTATGGAGAGGAAAGAATGATGACTTTAAGCCCAAGTTTTCTATGAAAGATACCTGGTATAACTTATGCACTCCATCACATAAGCTAGCTTTGCACAATAGAATCTGGTTTACCCATGGGACACCGAAATACGCTTTCTACTCTTGGCTTGCAGTCCACAATCGACTTTCCACAGGTGATCGCATGTTGTAGTGGAATATCAGGACTGATGGGATCTGTGTACCCTGCAACTCCAGTGAGGAAACGCGGGATCACCTCTTCTTCTCCTGCCCATTCGCAGCTGAGGTTTGGGAGTCCCTGGCAAAAGGGATTTTCAAGTCGCTACTCCACTCGATGGTCTGACATCCTTAGCACCATATCCAGCGCTCGACAAGATCAGTCACAACACTTTTGAGAGCGATATATCTTTCATGTAGTACTGTACTCGATTTGGAGGGAGAGGAATGGTAGACACCATGGGGAAGCCCCTACCACATCTACACAACTTATCAGGGGAATTGATTGACATATCAGAAATTGGTTTTTGTCAATTGGCCTACAAGGAGATTGAAGATATGATGCTGGTTTTCAGCTTTGGTTACAATCCAAGCTCTAATCTCTCTTACAGCCTTacaaacacttttttttcttgctgCTTTCTATTCTTTTAGACTAAAACATTTGGCCAAATGAAGCACATGatgtaacaaaattattttttcttttaaatataatttaacattttttttcttttgaatttaaaaaacgAGGAAGCTTCGTTGACAGAA comes from Camelina sativa cultivar DH55 chromosome 19, Cs, whole genome shotgun sequence and encodes:
- the LOC104768050 gene encoding transcription factor bHLH133-like, with amino-acid sequence MGGLMMGEEEKMEMMNRHHHNQQHSYQEKNIQNWGEQVLRHQASMKQESNNNNGYGIMSSPNSPPNKSCITIHNTNEDNKNNNNICHNGLNLSESNSSEMIGSSIANKKPKLQVPSSQSTLKVRKEKLGGRIASLHQLVSPFGKTDTASVLSEAIGYIRFLHSQVEALSLPYFAGTTPSRNNMMQQHAQGNLNGIFPEDPGQLVNEYRMKRGVSSSSKDNQNSNPNEEPMKDLRSRGLCLVPISCTLQVGSDNGADYWAPAFGFTLQ